The sequence below is a genomic window from Fluoribacter dumoffii NY 23.
TACCCCATTAAGGTAACTGGCGAAAATGAGCCACAAAAAATAGGGGGTTAAGAGCAACCCGACCACTCTCTCAATATTTTTAACCTTTAGGATAATGAGTGCATTCAAGCCAATCATCAATAATATCCATAAAAAACTGAATCCTATCCAATGCAGATGAAAGAACAGAGGGGTCCATGCCCAATTCATGATGAGTTGTACTAGATAGAGATTAAGTATCGTTTTAATTTGGGGCTTGCTGCGATTTTGCCATAACATGAATCCAACAATCGCAAGAAGTGCATATAACAGTGACCAAACGAGAGAAAAAACCCATCCGGGTGGAGTTAAAGTTGATTTATGAAGACCATTATACC
It includes:
- a CDS encoding TspO/MBR family protein, encoding MSKQNVIKLIIWILCFQLIGFFLGIMTQANIPSWYNGLHKSTLTPPGWVFSLVWSLLYALLAIVGFMLWQNRSKPQIKTILNLYLVQLIMNWAWTPLFFHLHWIGFSFLWILLMIGLNALIILKVKNIERVVGLLLTPYFLWLIFASYLNGVIWFLNSQV